The Labilibaculum sp. sequence TGTGCACTTTTTCATGAGTTAAAATGTCGTTGATTTCGTCTTGTTTAAAATATTTAGGATTGATTAATATGCGATTGAAAAATGAGAAGGGAGTATTGTAAATCTCATTCTCATAAATCAAACAATTATTGATTTTTTTAGGTGTTGATTTGGCTATAATTTGCAATGGCTTTCTGCATTGAATTACTATTCTTAGCAACACAATTGCCATTCCTGTAAAGTAAATCAGATGCAAAATACTTGAAAAAGATATGTTGTTATTCGAGTTGATATCTGAAGTTTCACTTGAGATATTGTTATTAAAAACACCACTGAATTCGTTGAATGTTTCTTTTGCCGTTGTTTGAACTGTTACCTGATATTGAATAGGTATAAGTGCAACAATAACCGAGATCATTAGGCTGATCAGTAAAAAGTAACGGTTGGCTTTAAAATGAGTTGAATTTCTCAATTGTAACCAATACAAGGTGAATAAAACTGCCATACTCACCGATGCCCGAAATAAGAATTCAAACAATGCTTCCATAATTAGTTCTCTTTTTGTTGATCTTTTTTCATCTCTTCTTCGGCCTGTTTCATGATATTTTCCAAGTCAGAAATGTCCAAATCGTTTTCTTTGGCAAAAAAACTGGCCATTTTTGGGAACGATCCACCAAAATAATTTCCAAGTAATGAACTAAATTGAAATTTGGTGTATTCTGCTTTACTTATTGCAGGTGTGAACAGTTTAGTGTTTCCAATTTTTCGGTGAGATACAAATCCTTTCTTCTCCAAAACACTAAGAACAGTTGCTACTGTAGTGTAGGCTGGTTTCGATCCGTCAAATTGTTCCACTACATCTTTAACAATAGCTTCTCGCAATTTCCAGATAATTTGCATGATTTGTTCTTCGGCTTTTGTCAATGATTTTACATCCATAGAGTCTATTGTTTTTAATTATTACTACAAATATAGTATAGTGTTGTGTAAATTTTCTGAAATGCCTGTAAAGTATGGTCTTTATCCTATAAATTATAATTTGTTTTAAGGATTGAAATGACATTAAGCGATACATTTTCTAAGTAAGCGTACTGCAGGCCTCCATTAAAAGAATGAGTTTTTTTGTCCAATAATTTAGAAACAAATTATAAATAGAAAAGGGATACCTTTCGATATCCCCTTTACTATTCAATTTTACATGATTTATTTCTTCTTATCTTTTTTCTCGATTACTTCGATGAGGTTGATATCGAAAATTAGCGTTTCGTTCGGACCTATTTTTTCTCCGCTTCCTCTTTCTCCATATCCTAAATCTGCAGGGATATACAGTTTCCATTCGGATCCTTCGGGCATTAACTGAAGTGCTTCAGTCCAGCCTTTAACTACCCGGTTCACGTAAAAAGTTGTGGTGTCACCACGTTCTTTCGAACTATCGAAAACTGAACCATCAATTAAAGTACCATGATAAACACATTTTACACGATCCTCAAGAGTAGGTATTTTACCATTACCTTCTTTTAAAATTTCGTATTGAAGTCCACTCTCGGTTGTAATTATTTCTTTACGTTTTTTATTTTCCTCCAAAAATTTTTGTCCTTTTGCAAGGTTGTTTTTTTGCAACTCTTTACGCATGGAATCTTGCATTGCCTTTTTTTCATTGAAGATTTTTCGTAAATAAATATCCGCACTCATTTCTGAGAAATACGATTTCCCATAGGCCAATTCGTTTAAAAATCCTTTGTAGAAAGCATCTTCGCTGATTGAGTCGAATTGTTTGATTCTAAAGTCAGAATAGCTTTTTGTTAATTGGGTTTTTGCAATAGCTATGGCGATGTTTTTATAATCTGTCGAATCCATTTGGAATGGAATTCGTTCGAATGATTTTTTGAAATTATTGGCTTCAATATATCCTAAAGCATAACTAAGACTGTCAGTGCTCGATTTGAAGTTAACTTTACCCGATCTCGGAACTTTTTTACAAGAGCTAAGACATACAACAACAGCTAAAAAGGCAAGAATAATACTAGTACGTTTCATTTTTTGATACTTCTTTTTAAGGTTATTGATAAAATAATTTTTTGATGTGAAATTTTGTATTCGCTGTAAATTAAAGACAACAATATAATTCTCATTTCCAATGCAAGCGAAAGTACAATTTTGAACTAAAAATTAAAATAAAAAATAAACAAGAAGGAGCTAACCTAAGTTGTTTTTAAGATTTTTTAACATGAATCTATAAAATTTATGTATTTTAAGGAGTACCGGTTTTAAGTATTTCCACCATCTTTTTCTGGATAAATATTATGGACTATTAGTGATTAATAATTAATTTAAAGATCGATTTTGATAAAATAGAAGAAGCTAATTTATTCAACTGTTTATTAATTTGATGATATGACTGCAAATAAAGATGATTTGAATTTAATTGTAATTTATTCGGGAAACCCGATAGATTCAGAAATAATAAAGGATATCCTCACCGAGAATGGAATTGCTGTAAATATAAAAAACGGGCTAATGGGAACTATTGCTCCTTGGCATGTTTCTGCAGGTGGTGTCGCTCCTGTTGAACTTGAGATTTCCGTAAGAGATAAAGAGAAGGCTCTTCGTTTAATTAACGAGTTTACCAAAGGAAACGGGATAAAATCATGAACAACAGAAACCGGGTAATTATCGTCCAGCAATTCATGCACAGGTGGCCGGCAATATTTTATCAATCAAAGATTAAAGAATTATTTGGATAAGTAATGACGATGATTAAAATTCAAAGAACAAACGCCGATAGTAAAGATTTCATTGCACTTGTTAGAGCTCTTGATGCCGATTTAGTAATTCGTGATGGAGAAGATCATGCTTTCTATTCTCAATTCAATAAATTAGATCAAATTGAGAATGTGGTATTGGCTTATGATGATGGCAAACCTGTTGGCTGCGCAGCCATAAAGGAATACGAACCATTAATCGTGGAAGTGAAGCGAATGTTTGTTTTACCAGAGTGCAGAGGGAAGGGGATTGCATCGGAAGTTTTACAGGAATTAGAAAGCTGGGTCAGTGAGTTGGGATTTGAAAAATGCATATTGGAAACCGGAGTGAAACAACCCGAGGCAATCGGACTCTACCAAAAGAATGGTTACCATTTTATCCCTAATTACGGACAATATGCAGGTGTGAAGGAAAGCGTTTGTTTTGAGAAAGCATTGTAAGTTTTTTAAACAAAATATGAGTGAATAAAAAAATCCGGGTCCCCACCCGGATTTTAATCTAACCACTAATAGTAACTAATCTATGAAAAAAAACATTTGTGTGTTTTTACATTTCAAAAGTAGACATGAGACGAGTAAACTACATTAAGATGATCTTAAGTAATTATAAACTATATGTACTCTTTTATACTTATTCTGTAGGGTTTAACGTATTTATAAAAACAGAAAAAGCTTGGATCCCCACCCAAGCTTTTCTACTAACCACTATTTACTAACCTAAATCTATTTTCTATGAAAAAACGTTTACCACTCGTTTACCTTACAAACATACCGCATTCTTTCGTTAAGTGCATTTAACAAAAGTTAAAAAATGCTAAAAGTTTTTTTTAGCTGATCTGTTTGTTTTTGCTTTTAAATCAGAAATGAAAAAAAGGGTAAACAGAAAAAAGCTTGGATCCCCACCCAAGCTTTTCTACTAACCACTATTTACTAACCTAAATCTATTTTCTATGAAAAAACGTTTATCACTCGTTTACCTTACAAACATACTGCATTCTTTCGTTAAGTGAATTTAACAAAAGTTAAAGAATGCTAAAAGTTTTTTTTAGCTGATCTGTTTGTTTTTGCTTTTAAATCAGAAATGAAAAAAAGGGTAAACAGAAAAAAGCCTGGATCCCCACCCAAGCTTTTTTATTAACCACTAATTACTAACCTAAATCTATTTTCTATGAAAAAACGTTTACCACTCGTTTACCTTACAAACATACGGCATTCTTTAGTTAAGTGCTTTTAACAGATGTTAATTGTTGCTAAAAATGTGAGGTTCGGTAAGTTTACAACAACATAGGTTTTCCAAAATAAATAATTTAAAAAAACCTAGGGACTCACCTAGGCTTTTTGTTCTAATTAATAACCTAAATCAAAAATCTACGAAAAAAACCTTTTGTGTCGTTTATTGTTGTAAATGTACAAAAATCTTTGACAAACAACCACAAATGGATGTTAAAAATCATTAATGTACTTTTTTAATTTTCTGAAATAAGATAAATGGGAACTGTTTTTGATTGTTTTTAAATCAATTTCAGGAAATTTACTCATGGAAATAGTGCCTTATAAAAAAGAACTTTTCCGTAGCTCGGGGAATTTATCTAAATTAGGCCTTTAGCAAAAATTAAACTTCTATAATTACCCCATGAATGAGTCAGTACTAAATGCCTTAATGCAACTTTTTGCTATTATTGTAGATGAACAACAGGTCGGTTTTGAGCTTGCTGCGCGAGATGTTGTTTCGAAGTATTTAGAGAAGAGGTTTAGTAAGGAATGGCATGAAATATATTTAGACAACTTCAATCGTTATCTAAAAGAATCATATTACGCGAAAGGAAACAAGGATACAATACAAAACAAACACAAGCAAGTGGCAGATGTTTGTTCAAAATTAGTTGAGGAGGCAGAGCAGGAACAGAAAGTTTGGATCATGTTGCAGCTCCTTGAATTTATCGATGATTCTGAATTTACAGGTCCAGAGGAACTTGGATTTGTAAAGACGGTTTCTAAAGCATTTAAGATTCCTAAAGAAGAATTTGAATACAGTCTGCAGTTTATTTTAGGAACCGAATATTCTATTCCGTTTAATCCGTATTTATTAATTATTGATGCTAATGAAGCCTTTGAACATGAGGTTGTAAAGCATATTTTTAGTCCCAGACTACGTGGTCGGTTATTTATTCTGCATCTTGAAAGTACAAATACTTTTTTGATGAAATATTTTGGTGAGTACAACCTTTTTCTGAACGGCCACAATATTAAATTGGATCGTGCCTACATCCTCTCGTATGGATCTGTGATTAGAAGTCATAGAATTGACCCAATTTATTATTCTCAAATAGTATCTGTATTTATTGAGCGGAAAAATCTTTCGGATATACGTTTCGTAGCTAAAAATATTGAATTTAGGTTTCCTGGTTCTAGTAATGGTGTATTCCCAGTTAATTTTCATGTCGAATCAGGACAGCTGATTGGAATAATGGGGGGTAGCGGAACAGGAAAATCTACCTTGTTAAATGTATTGAATGGGAATTTGTCTTTAAATCAGGGCGATATATATATTAATGGATATAATCTTCATAAGGATAAAGAGGAACTAGAGGGTGTTATTGGATACGTTCCTCAGGATGATTTGTTGGTTGAGGAATTAACAGTTTATCAGAATTTGTTTTTTAATGCCAAGTTGTGTTTCGATAATTTGGATGAAGAAACAATTGAGAACATTATAAATAATACCATTGAAAATTTTGATTTGGTTGAAGCCAGAGATCTAAAGGTTGGAGATCCGATCAATAAGGTTTTGAGCGGCGGACAAAGAAAGCGATTGAATATTGCATTGGAATTAATGCGGGAACCTTCTGTTTTATTTGTAGATGAGCCCACTTCCGGATTATCGAGTATGGATTCGGAAAAGGTGATGCTGTTGCTAAAAAGACAGGTTTTAAAAGGGAAATTGGTGATGTGTAACATTCATCAGCCATCATCAGATATTTTTAAGCTGCTGGATAAGTTAATTATTATGGATCAAGGTGGGAAAGTGATCTATTTTGGAAATCCAATTGATGCAGTTGTCTATTTTAAAACCCAAAGTCAGTATGTTAAGGCAGATGAAAGCGAGTGCTTGACTTGTGGTAATGTAAATTCGGAGCAGATTCTAAGAATTGTGGAAACACGAATGATGAATGAGTACGGCAAGCAAATTCGCAAAAGAAAGAGAAGCTCCGATGAATGGTATGAATTGTACAAAGAGAATATTGAAGCGAAGAATCCGGTTAAGATACCGAAGCGAAAACGAATGATTCCAATCAATTATTTTAGTATTCCCAAACGAACGGAACAGTTAAAGATTTATTTGGCACGTGATGTAAAGGCCAAAATAAGTAATAAACAATACATTCTTATTACTCTTCTTGAGGCTCCAATTTTAGCTGTGATATTGGGATATTTTACCAAATATATTAGTGGTTCGGATGATGATGCTACGGCTTATGTTTTCTCAAATAATGAGAATATCCCTTCCTTTATTTTTATGACTGTTGTGGTATCTCTCTTTTTGGGATTGATTATTTCGGCAGAGGAAATTCTTCATGACAGAAGGATTATGAAACGGGAATCCTTTCTGAATTTAAGCCGGTTTAGCTATCTCAATTCTAAGGTGATTGTGATGCTTGTAATTTCGGCAATTCAAACCTTGTTGTTTGTTTTAATTGCTAATACTGTTCTCGAAATTAAAGGATTGACTTTAGAATATTGGCTGGTTTTGTATACGGCATCAGCCTGCGCAAATATGATTGGTTTAAATCTGTCGGCAGCATTGAATACTGTTGTAGCGGTTTATGTTTCCATTCCTTTTATTCTCGTACCGCAACTATTGTTTTCGGGTGTAATTGTGAACTTTACCAAATTGCATCCAGCTATAACCTCGCAAAAATATGTGCCGTTTGTTGGCGATTTAATGACTTCACGTTGGGCTTATGAAGCTTTGGTCGTAGAACAATTCAGAAACAACAGTTTTGAAAATCAGTTTTTCGATTATGAGCAAAAAATGAGTGAGGCTTCGTTTCGGTCATCATTCTATATTCCTGAATTAAAGCAACGTTACCAAAGTTGGTTGCAAACAAAGAATTTAAAACAGTTACAAGTATTGCAGAATGAATTTCGAAAATTGGCTGATTTATATACTTTGCCAAATGGAGTGGAACTTAACGAAAAAGGATTTGTGAACTCTTCGGTTGATTTATTGGAATGGCTAAAGAAAATTAAGCAAAACGGTTGGGCTGATTATAAAACAGAGTCAGATGAAAGAGACCAGGCTTACCTAAACTTATTGGAACAGTACGGAGGAAAAAAAGGATTATTTGAATTTAAACAAAAACACCATAACGAAGCTGTTGAACAGATTGTTTTAAACCGGAGAGAGTTAAATAAAATTGTTGAATTTAAAGGAGAATTGATTCAATTAAAAGATCCGATATTTCAAATTCCACAAAACAAATTAGGAAGAGCTCAGCTATTTTCATCTCAGAAACGAATTGGCAATTATCTTGTGAATACTTTTTGGTTTAATGTGATTATCATCTGGTTAACCAGCTTGTTTTTTTACTTTACACTTTATTTCGATGCTTTAAGAAGACTATTGCTTCTGATAGAAATATTATGGGTGAAAATACTTCCCGAAGGTCACATACGAATCACCAGAAAACGTCTGAAGTAATTGTAATGGATAAAATATGAAAGGAGTTTAACCGATGAGTTTTACTCCTTTTTTATTGGAAGTGTTTTTTAAGTAATTAAAGCGAAAAAAAATTTCACAAATGTTTTAAAATTTCTTCAGCATTCGATCGGTTTTTGTAATCAGGATCATATTGTACATATTTTACGATGCCGTCTTTTCCAATCACATAAGTTGCAGGAACAGGAAGCGTCTGATCGTCATTGCCGTTGGAAACAGTTAAGTCAATACCATATTCCATGTACTTTTCTTGTAATTTTTTAGGCAAAACAAAATTAACGCCATATTGCTTCATGATTTTGTAATCGATATCGTGCAGAATGGAGAATTCAACTTTAGTCTTGTCAATTGTTTTTTCAATACTTACAGGAATTTCTGGAGTAATAGCAATCAATCGGGCACCTGCTTTTTTAAAATCTCTGATATGATCTTGCAGATGAGACAGGTGCTTATTGCACAAAGGACACCATTGTCCGCGGTAAAATACCACGATTAATTGTTCATTTTCTAAAATTTCATCGCTTACTATTGTTTTGCCATTTTGATCCATTGCCTTGAACATTGGAGCTTTTTGTCCCACTAAAATGTTGCTTTGTTCGTTCTGACCAAAACTTATAAAACAGATTAGTAATAAAGCTGCAGTGAATATATTTTTCATATGCTGAGTATTATTTGTGAAATAAAATACAAATTAGTCTTTTATTTTTCTTTTTAAGCAACTAGCCGGTTGTGTTGGCGTTAATGATTTGTTAATGGCAATAAATACAAAAAAAAAGAGGCTGTCTCAAATGAGATAGTCTCTTTTTCGTTTTATAGTTTTTTATATTTATCACTGATTTCTTATTTTAGAGATATGAAATTAGTCCCTCAAAAATCTCATTTCAAAGCCTATCATCAAAACCAGATGATTCTTTTTCCGCCTTCTCTCTCGGATTTCATATCATCTGAACACCCTGTTCGTACCATCAGCAGTATTATTGATGGTGTCCAGATAGATCGTATCCTTGAAAAATACAGTTATACGGGAGCAAAGGCCTATCATCCCAAAATGATGCTTAAGTTATTAGTTTATTCCTATTTGTGTAATGTATATTCCTCTCGAAAAATAGAGCAGGCGGCATCAGAAAATGTACATTTCATGTGGTTGTCAGGGATGCAAAAGCCAGATCACAATACGATTGCCCGCTTTAGAAGCAGTCGATTAAAAGGTGTTTTAAAGGAAGTGTTCAGTCAAGTAGTCCTGTTACTGGTAGATTCCGGACATATTGATCTACAAACCATATATGTCGATGGCACCAAGATCGAGGCCAATGCAAATAAGTTTTCGTTTGTTTGGGGTAAAGCCATTCAAAAGAATATCCAACGCATGAAGGATCGGTTGGGGGAACTTTGGGATTATACAGAGCAGGTAGCCAAATCGGATTTAGCAAATGTAAGTAAGCCCGATTTAAGTGATGTTGATCCAGAAAAAATAGAGCAGACCATTGAGACAATTAATGAGGCCTTGAGGGATAAGAAAGTGGATGCTAAGAAACGCCGGCAACTCAACTATGCCAAGAAGAATTATGCTGATAATCTCCGAAAAAACGAGCAAAAGCTAAAGATATTGGAAGAGCGAAATAGTTATTCAAAAACGGATCCGGATGCAACCTTTATGCGAATGAAGGATGACTATATGCAAAATGGTCAGCTAAAACCAGGATATAACCTGCAGTTTAGCACACAAAATCAATTCATTGTAAATTATTCAAACCATAATAATCCAACCGATACAAAAACCTTTATACCTCATATGAAAGAGGTTCAACAGTTGTATCCAGACAAACTAAACAGCGTATGTGCAGATTCCGGTTATGGGTCTGAGGAGAATTATGAATTTCTTGAAGCGGAAGGATTAACCTCTTTTGTGAAATACAATTACTTTCATAAAGAACAAAAGAAGGGAGCCAAAACTTATTGCGAGTTTCACCCCAACAATTTATTCTACGACTCTAAACAGGATATTTACTACTGCCCAATGGGACAAGTAATGAATCTTAAGAAGATAAAAAAGGAAAAAAGCCAAGCCGGTCATTTTAAGACAATCCATGTTTATCAAGCTCAAAACTGTAACGGATGCCCACTTAGGGGGATGTGTCACAAAGCAAAAGGTAATCGAACGATTCAGATCAATCACCGACTCAACGAATTAAGAAGTAAAGCACGAGAACATTTAACCTCAGAAGAAGGATTGAAGCACAGGAGTCAAAGACCGGTTGATGTAGAGGCCGCTTTTGGTAACCTTAAACACAATAAAGGATTTAAACGATTTTTACTTCGTGGCAAAGAAAAAGTAGAAATCGAAATGGGATTATTGGCTCTAGCCATAAATCTTAAGAAAATGAATAGTAGAAAAGTGGCCTAACGGCCTTTCTTAATTCTTTTGAAGTCCTATTTCCTCTATATGAAACCTCTGTTTTGCATATTGGAGGTAAAAAAGACTTCCAAAAACAAATAAGCAGTATAAGGCAGTTTAATCTCAAAAAAACAAAAGATCATGAAAAAGAGGATGTCTACTTTGTTATGAGACATCCTCTAGATTACAAATTTAATTTCTGTTTATGCTTTTTGCATTTTATGAATCTGGTATGTTGTGTTCACACCTGCTTGGTGAAATAAAACACCTACCGGACACATTTTTAAAGTTTGTTGTAAGCACTTGTCGATTTTTTCATCACTTGCCTCAGAGTCAATTCTTAATTCAACCTCAACGTCAGTAAAGGTTGGAGCGCTATCTTTTTGAAATCCCGTGGTATCTACTTCAAGAGCAGTAAATTCAATTCTCATTTTTTTTGCAACAACATTAAAAATTGTATTTACACAGCCAGAATAACTCATTAAGCACAATTCTAATGCAGTTGCACCAAGGTTTAGTCCATCTTTTGCTTGTGGTAAATCAAGAATTACTTCATGACCTCTATTATTTGTTACTGTAGATGTCATTTGATTAGTCCAAATTGTTGTAGCTTTCATATTGTATTTTTAGTTGTTTTAAATTTCAGTTTGCAAAGATATATAATTATCCAGATGTGTCGCTATTTTTTTTGTTTGTTTAACAGCATGTCGGAAAAGTTTTCAGGTAAGTTGTTGATAATGTGTCAAATTGGCTGGTTGTTTAACCTTCGTTCAGACATTTTTTCTGCTAGTTGACCAAATTATTGATTTGGCAAATGTTTTGAACGATTCGTTTTGAATGATAATTAGCCATGTTTTATAATAAATGAAGTCGTAAAATCAAAAATATGAATTACAATAATTTTACAATTAAATCGCAGCAGGCAATTGAAAAAGCATTTCAATTAGCTGCTGGTAAACAACAGCAGGCAGTTGATACCGGACACATTTTAAAGGGTGTTTTGGTAGAAGGTGAGAATATTACCAATTTCCTGCTTAAAAAGCTGGGTGTAAATGTATTAAGTTTTTCTTTGGTTGTGGATCAGATCATCGAAAGTTATCCTAAAGTAGTTGGAGGAGAACCTTATCTTTCGAGAGAAGCAACAAGTGCTTTGCAGTTTTCAACTGAAATTTCAAAAAAGATGGGCGATCAGTTTGTTTCTCTGGAGCACATATTACTTGGACTTTTGAAAGGTAGAGATCAAATTTCAAATTTACTGAAGGATAATAACGTGAATGAGAAAGATCTAAGTTCTGCTATCACTGAATTGCGAAAGGGAGCTAAGGTGGACTCTCAAACTGCTGAGGATACATTTAATTCTTTGCGGAGATTTGCAATTGATTTAAATGAACGGGCCCAAAATGGGAAATTAGACCCTGTAATTGGCCGCGATGAGGAAATAAGAAGAATTCTTCAGATTTTATCAAGAAGAACGAAAAACAATCCGATTCTAATTGGTGAACCGGGTGTTGGAAAAACAGCAATTGCCGAAGGCCTGGCTCATCGTATTGTAAAGGGTGATGTGCCGGATAATTTAAAGAGCAAGCAAGTTTTTTCTTTGGATATGGGAGCATTGATCGCAGGGGCAAAATACAAAGGCGAATTTGAGGAACGTCTAAAATCTGTGGTGAAAGAGGTGGTTGAGTCGGAAGGTGATATTGTTTTGTTTATTGATGAGATTCACACTTTGATTGGTGCAGGCAAAGGGGAAGGTGCTATGGATGCAGCCAATATTTTAAAACCGGCATTGGCCAGAGGAGATTTAAGAGCCATTGGTGCTACTACCTTAGATGAATATCAAAAATATTTTGAAAAGGATAAAGCATTAGAGAGACGTTTTCAAAAGGTTATGGTGAATGAACCAGATACCTTAAGCGCAATTTCTATTCTTCGCGGATTAAAAGAACGTTATGAAAATCATCATAAGGTTCAGATTAAAGACGAAGCAATTATAGCAGCTGTTGAGCTTTCGCAGCGATATATTTCG is a genomic window containing:
- a CDS encoding GNAT family N-acetyltransferase — protein: MIKIQRTNADSKDFIALVRALDADLVIRDGEDHAFYSQFNKLDQIENVVLAYDDGKPVGCAAIKEYEPLIVEVKRMFVLPECRGKGIASEVLQELESWVSELGFEKCILETGVKQPEAIGLYQKNGYHFIPNYGQYAGVKESVCFEKAL
- a CDS encoding BlaI/MecI/CopY family transcriptional regulator, encoding MDVKSLTKAEEQIMQIIWKLREAIVKDVVEQFDGSKPAYTTVATVLSVLEKKGFVSHRKIGNTKLFTPAISKAEYTKFQFSSLLGNYFGGSFPKMASFFAKENDLDISDLENIMKQAEEEMKKDQQKEN
- a CDS encoding DUF2007 domain-containing protein codes for the protein MTANKDDLNLIVIYSGNPIDSEIIKDILTENGIAVNIKNGLMGTIAPWHVSAGGVAPVELEISVRDKEKALRLINEFTKGNGIKS
- a CDS encoding ATP-binding cassette domain-containing protein, whose translation is MNESVLNALMQLFAIIVDEQQVGFELAARDVVSKYLEKRFSKEWHEIYLDNFNRYLKESYYAKGNKDTIQNKHKQVADVCSKLVEEAEQEQKVWIMLQLLEFIDDSEFTGPEELGFVKTVSKAFKIPKEEFEYSLQFILGTEYSIPFNPYLLIIDANEAFEHEVVKHIFSPRLRGRLFILHLESTNTFLMKYFGEYNLFLNGHNIKLDRAYILSYGSVIRSHRIDPIYYSQIVSVFIERKNLSDIRFVAKNIEFRFPGSSNGVFPVNFHVESGQLIGIMGGSGTGKSTLLNVLNGNLSLNQGDIYINGYNLHKDKEELEGVIGYVPQDDLLVEELTVYQNLFFNAKLCFDNLDEETIENIINNTIENFDLVEARDLKVGDPINKVLSGGQRKRLNIALELMREPSVLFVDEPTSGLSSMDSEKVMLLLKRQVLKGKLVMCNIHQPSSDIFKLLDKLIIMDQGGKVIYFGNPIDAVVYFKTQSQYVKADESECLTCGNVNSEQILRIVETRMMNEYGKQIRKRKRSSDEWYELYKENIEAKNPVKIPKRKRMIPINYFSIPKRTEQLKIYLARDVKAKISNKQYILITLLEAPILAVILGYFTKYISGSDDDATAYVFSNNENIPSFIFMTVVVSLFLGLIISAEEILHDRRIMKRESFLNLSRFSYLNSKVIVMLVISAIQTLLFVLIANTVLEIKGLTLEYWLVLYTASACANMIGLNLSAALNTVVAVYVSIPFILVPQLLFSGVIVNFTKLHPAITSQKYVPFVGDLMTSRWAYEALVVEQFRNNSFENQFFDYEQKMSEASFRSSFYIPELKQRYQSWLQTKNLKQLQVLQNEFRKLADLYTLPNGVELNEKGFVNSSVDLLEWLKKIKQNGWADYKTESDERDQAYLNLLEQYGGKKGLFEFKQKHHNEAVEQIVLNRRELNKIVEFKGELIQLKDPIFQIPQNKLGRAQLFSSQKRIGNYLVNTFWFNVIIIWLTSLFFYFTLYFDALRRLLLLIEILWVKILPEGHIRITRKRLK
- a CDS encoding OsmC family protein, whose product is MKATTIWTNQMTSTVTNNRGHEVILDLPQAKDGLNLGATALELCLMSYSGCVNTIFNVVAKKMRIEFTALEVDTTGFQKDSAPTFTDVEVELRIDSEASDEKIDKCLQQTLKMCPVGVLFHQAGVNTTYQIHKMQKA
- a CDS encoding FKBP-type peptidyl-prolyl cis-trans isomerase, producing MKRTSIILAFLAVVVCLSSCKKVPRSGKVNFKSSTDSLSYALGYIEANNFKKSFERIPFQMDSTDYKNIAIAIAKTQLTKSYSDFRIKQFDSISEDAFYKGFLNELAYGKSYFSEMSADIYLRKIFNEKKAMQDSMRKELQKNNLAKGQKFLEENKKRKEIITTESGLQYEILKEGNGKIPTLEDRVKCVYHGTLIDGSVFDSSKERGDTTTFYVNRVVKGWTEALQLMPEGSEWKLYIPADLGYGERGSGEKIGPNETLIFDINLIEVIEKKDKKK
- a CDS encoding peroxiredoxin-like family protein, producing the protein MKNIFTAALLLICFISFGQNEQSNILVGQKAPMFKAMDQNGKTIVSDEILENEQLIVVFYRGQWCPLCNKHLSHLQDHIRDFKKAGARLIAITPEIPVSIEKTIDKTKVEFSILHDIDYKIMKQYGVNFVLPKKLQEKYMEYGIDLTVSNGNDDQTLPVPATYVIGKDGIVKYVQYDPDYKNRSNAEEILKHL
- a CDS encoding IS1182 family transposase, whose translation is MKLVPQKSHFKAYHQNQMILFPPSLSDFISSEHPVRTISSIIDGVQIDRILEKYSYTGAKAYHPKMMLKLLVYSYLCNVYSSRKIEQAASENVHFMWLSGMQKPDHNTIARFRSSRLKGVLKEVFSQVVLLLVDSGHIDLQTIYVDGTKIEANANKFSFVWGKAIQKNIQRMKDRLGELWDYTEQVAKSDLANVSKPDLSDVDPEKIEQTIETINEALRDKKVDAKKRRQLNYAKKNYADNLRKNEQKLKILEERNSYSKTDPDATFMRMKDDYMQNGQLKPGYNLQFSTQNQFIVNYSNHNNPTDTKTFIPHMKEVQQLYPDKLNSVCADSGYGSEENYEFLEAEGLTSFVKYNYFHKEQKKGAKTYCEFHPNNLFYDSKQDIYYCPMGQVMNLKKIKKEKSQAGHFKTIHVYQAQNCNGCPLRGMCHKAKGNRTIQINHRLNELRSKAREHLTSEEGLKHRSQRPVDVEAAFGNLKHNKGFKRFLLRGKEKVEIEMGLLALAINLKKMNSRKVA